In one window of Juglans regia cultivar Chandler chromosome 3, Walnut 2.0, whole genome shotgun sequence DNA:
- the LOC108994928 gene encoding calcium-dependent protein kinase 13-like codes for MGNCCRSPAAVAREDVKSSFSGHDHPRRDSNAGKKPPVTVLTGVSKENIEEKYLVDRELGRGEFGVTYLCIDRESRELLACKSISKRKLRTAVDIDDVRREVAIMKHLPKNSSIVSLKEACEDDNAVHLVMELCEGGELFDRIVARGHYTERAAAAVTRTIVEVVQLCHKHGVIHRDLKPENFLFANKKENSPLKAIDFGLSIFFKPGERFSEIVGSPYYMAPEVLKRNYGPEIDIWSAGVILYILLCGVPPFWAESEQGVAQAILRGLIDFKRDPWPNISESAKILVKQMLEPDPKLRLTAKQVLEHPWLQNAKKAPNVPLGDVVKSRLKQFSMMNRFKRKALRVIADFLSIEEVEDFKEMFKKMDTDNDGIVSIEDLKAGHRNFGSQLAESEVQMLIEAVDNNGKGTLDYGEFLAISLHLQRMANDEHLRKAFSYFDKDGNGYIEPDELRDALMEDGTDDCTDVANDIFHEVDTDKDGRISYDEFAAMMKTGTDWRKASRHYSRGRFNSLSIKLMKDGSLNLGSE; via the exons ATGGGAAATTGTTGCAGATCTCCGGCTGCCGTGGCCAGGGAGGACGTGAAATCGAGCTTCTCTGGACACGATCACCCCCGGCGAGACTCCAACGCCGGGAAAAAGCCTCCGGTCACGGTCTTAACCGGTGTGTCCAAAGAGAACATCGAGGAGAAGTACTTAGTTGACCGTGAGCTTGGCCGTGGGGAGTTTGGGGTCACGTATCTGTGTATCGACCGGGAGAGTAGGGAACTATTAGCCTGCAAGAGTATTTCGAAGCGGAAGCTGAGGACCGCTGTGGACATTGACGACGTGCGGCGCGAGGTGGCGATTATGAAGCACTTGCCGAAGAATTCGAGTATCGTGAGCTTGAAGGAGGCGTGCGAGGATGACAATGCGGTGCATTTGGTGATGGAGCTGTGCGAGGGGGGTGAGCTGTTCGATCGGATTGTGGCCCGTGGCCATTATACCGAGCGGGCGGCCGCGGCGGTCACGAGGACCATTGTGGAGGTTGTGCAGCTTTGCCATAAGCACGGGGTGATTCATAGGGACTTGAAGCCTGAGAACTTTTTGTTCGCCAACAAGAAGGAGAATTCGCCATTGAAGGCCATCGATTTTGGGCTGTCTATATTCTTCAAGCCCG GTGAGAGGTTCTCAGAAATTGTTGGAAGTCCATATTACATGGCTCCCGAGGTGCTCAAGCGGAACTATGGGCCGGAGATAGATATATGGAGTGCAGGAGTTATTCTCTATATTTTACTTTGTGGGGTTCCCCCATTCTGGGCAG AGTCTGAACAAGGTGTTGCACAGGCCATTCTTCGTGGGCTAATAGATTTCAAACGAGATCCTTGGCCTAATATTTCAGAGAGTGCTAAGATTCTGGTAAAGCAAATGTTGGAGCCAGACCCTAAGCTTCGACTTACTGCGAAGCAAGTGCTCG AGCATCCTTGGCTCCAAAATGCTAAAAAGGCTCCAAATGTTCCGCTTGGAGACGTCGTCAAGTCAAGGCTTAAGCAGTTTTCGATGATGAAcagatttaaaagaaaagcctTGAGG GTTATTGCTGATTTCTTATCcattgaagaagttgaagactTCAAAGAGATGTTTAAGAAGATGGACACTGATAATGATGGTATTGTTTCAATTGAAGATCTGAAAGCTGGACATAGAAATTTTGGATCCCAGCTTGCAGAGTCCGAAGTCCAGATGCTCATTGAAGCT GTAGATAATAATGGGAAAGGAACACTCGACTATGGAGAATTTCTTGCCATTTCCCTCCATCTGCAACGGATGGCTAACGACGAGCATCTTCGCAAGGCCTTCTCCTACTTTGACAAGGATGGCAATGGGTACATTGAACCAGATGAGCTTCGGGATGCATTAATGGAAGATGGAACAGATGATTGTACAGATGTAGCAAATGACATCTTCCATGAAGTGGATACAGACAAG GATGGACGCATCAGCTATGATGAATTTGCAGCTATGATGAAGACCGGAACGGATTGGAGAAAGGCTTCTCGACATTACTCTAGGGGGAGATTTAACAGTCTAAGCATTAAGCTGATGAAGGATGGTTCATTAAACTTGGGGAGTGagtag